One Bombina bombina isolate aBomBom1 chromosome 5, aBomBom1.pri, whole genome shotgun sequence DNA segment encodes these proteins:
- the LOC128659564 gene encoding pleckstrin homology domain-containing family F member 2-like yields MVDRLANSEANARRINLVENCFGAAGQPLAIPGRVFIGEGVLTKLCRKKPKARQFFLFNDILVFGNIVLQKKKYNKQHIIPLENVTIDTLPDEGDIRNGWLIKTPTKSFAVYAATAMEKSEWMSHINKCVYDLISGSGKTPNSEHAAVWIPDSETSICMRCQKVKFTPVNRRHHCRKCGFVICGPCSEKKFLLPSQSSKPVRVCDFCYDLLTTGELTLGQASR; encoded by the coding sequence ATGGTAGATCGTTTGGCAAATAGTGAAGCAAATGCAAGGCGTATAAATCTAGTGGAAAACTGTTTTGGTGCAGCTGGTCAACCTTTGGCTATTCCTGGCCGAGTTTTTATTGGAGAGGGTGTGTTAACAAAACTTTGCAGGAAGAAACCTAAAGCAAGGCAGTTTTTCCTGTTCAACGACATTCTTGTGTTTGGTAATATTGTTCTACAGAAGAAGAAATATAATAAACAACACATTATTCCCCTAGAAAATGTCACAATTGACACACTGCCCGATGAGGGAGACATACGGAATGGGTGGCTTATCAAGACTCCCACAAAATCGTTTGCCGTTTATGCTGCCactgcaatggaaaaatctgaatggatgagtcacataaataaatgtgtgtatgattTAATATCAGGAAGTGGAAAGACtcctaatagtgaacatgctgctgTCTGGATCCCGGATTCTGAGACCTCAATTTGTATGCGCTGTCAGAAGGTTAAGTTTACCCCAGTTAACCGCCGCCATCATTGTCGGAAATGTGGTTTTGTTATCTGCGGACCCTGTTCTGAAAAAAAGTTTCTTCTGCCAAGCCAGTCTTCGAAGCCTGTGCGAGTTTGTGATTTCTGCTATGATCTTCTAACCACCGGGGAATTGACTTTAGGCCAAGCCAGCAGATGA